GGGGCTTCGCCCCGCAGCGAGTTGTTGGACGTCGCCTTGGATGAGCGTCCGCCGGTCTCCGCCGGCCGCTTTCCTTTGCCCCTGCCCGAGCCGGGGGCCGTTCTGGCTTGGGCCGCACCGCCAGCCTGTGCCTTGGCGCAGGAGTTGGGCGAACGCGACACCGCGGGGAGCCGCCTTCTCGGCAATTACCTGCAGCAACTGAGCCACGCCGAGCAGCACGAAAACTGGCGCAGCCTGTACCGCCTGCCGCCTCGCACCATCGAAGCGCTCCGCGCCACGCCGCTTGCGCCCGATCACCGGGGCTGGCTGGAACGCCTGCCCAAGGCGGATCTGCACCGGCATTTGGGGGGCTGTCTCGACCTCGCCGCCCAGCGGGACGTCGGCCAGGCGATCTGGCAGACGCTGACGGACACCGAACGCTCTGCGGCTTTGGCCCGTGTGGCGTCGCTGCTCCAAACCCCGGACTGGCCCGATGACTGGCCGAACCAGCTCCGCGCAGCGCCGCAGCCCCGGTCGCATTGCGCCGCAGCCCTCTTGGTGGAAGCCGACGACGATTGGCTCCACCGCAATCTGTACGGCGTCACCGAGCCGCGCATTGCCCTGCGCGAAAGGCATCCGCTGAAATTCGCCGCTTACGAACGTCCCGGCGAGTTGTCCGGTTCCGCTCTGTTGGCGCACCCGGCAGCCATCGAGCCGTATGCCCGCGCGGTCGTCCGCCAGGCCCTCGATGAAGGGCTCTTGTATGTCGAGCTACGCGGCAGCCCCCAGAAATACGGCGATGGCCTCGCTTTTCTGCGGCAACTGCGCGAGGCCTTGCACAAGGCCCTGCCCTGTCCCGCCGACGGCCCGGTTCCGCGCTTTTCCTTCACCGTCATCGCCGACCGCCGCCAGCGCGACCGCATCGCCCAGGTGATCGAGCTCGCCGTGCAAGCCAAGGAGGCGATGCCGGATTTCGTGGCGGGGTTGGACCTGGCCGGCGACGAGGGCACCACCCGGCCGGAGGAGATCGCCAGCCCGTTCAAAAAAGCATTCGAGATTTGCCTCCCGATCACCATCCACGCCGGCGAAGGCGAATCGGCCGAATCGATCTGGCAGGCCGCCTATCATCTGCACGCGGACCGGATCGGCCACGGACTCAGCATTGCCGAACATCCCCAATTGGCGGAGCGCTTCCGCGACCGCGGCATTTGCCTGGAGCTTTGCCCGACCTCGAATCGGGAAGTCGTCGGCTACCGCGATCCCGCCGTGGAATCGAGCCAGGGCTGCCCGGCTTACCCGGTGTTGGAGCTCTGGCAAAAAGGACTGCCGCTGACCTTGTGCACCGATAACCCCGGCATCAGCCGCACCCGCTTAAGCGATGAATACCTGGCGGCGGCGCGCATGAGCGGCGGCAAACTCTGTCTTTGGGATGCGCTGGCCATGATCCGGCAGGGATTCACCCACGGCTTTCTGCCGGCGCCTGACAAGGCGGAATTGCTCCGCGCCGCCGATGCCCAAATCTATCGGCGGGTGCTCGATGATTTTGCTGACATCCCGGCTTGATATCGTTTTTCAACGGATAACTCATCGGATAGCTCGATGGCTTCGCTCGTTAGGTGTCCACGAGTTTTTAGTTTCGGGGCAGAGGCGAAACCAGCACTCCCTTCCCGTACCCCCGCCCCGTTCTCATCCGGCAAGCTTGCGATACCTGACAGGGATCAGCCGCTTGCACTACACTTCCGGCCCTTGCTAACACCCAGGCGCACTGCGGCGGATACGGACCGCGCATCTATCAAAGGAGCATGGCATTGACCCTTCAGGAACGGCTCGACGCTTCCAGCCGCATGGCGCTGGCGGCTTTTCTTCACGATCTGGGTAAGTTCGCCGAACGCGCCCGTATAGGCGAAGCCAATGAAAAACGCGCCGATGGGACCACACGCATCGCGCTGGAAAAACAACTCCACTGCCCCAGTTTCAACGGTCGACATACTCACATCCATGCGGCTTACACCTCGATCGGTTTCGATTTGCTGGAACAGCACCTGCCTAATCTGGTAGGGGAACACATGACGCCGTTCGCTCCCTGGCGCGATCGTGATGTCGACGACTCCATCATCAACGCCGCCGCTCGACATCATCGGCCAGGCACCTATCTGCAATGGATCGTAGCGACGGCGGATCGGCTCGCGTCCGGCTTCGAACGTGAAGAATTCGATGCCTACAATGCTGCGCCGGACGAGGAACAGCCAAAGCTCAATCATTACACCAAGCGGCAGCTCACTCTGCTCGAAGGGATTCGCCTTCAACCCAAAGCTAATGCGGAATCGGCCCCCCAATATCGCTACCCTCTCAAGCCGCTGTCGCCGAAGTACTTGTTTCCGGTATTGGCCGAAAGCGCGGAGCAGGCCGACAGCAAGAAAGCCCAGGGCGAATATCTCGAGCTTTGGGACAGCTTCAGGGCGAATCTGGAAAAAATCCCGCAAAGCCACCGGACCGATTTGGCGCTGTGGCTGGACCATTTCGACTGCCTCTGGCAGACGTTCACTCACGCCATTCCTGCGGCCACCGCCGGGCAGGTCAAACCGGAAGTGTCGCTTTACGACCATTCCCGGACTACGGCGGCCTTGGCGGTAGCGCTATGGCGCTTCCATCAGGACCGGGGCGAGGACACTGACGCCATCCGGGAACAGTTGCGCGTGCAGTGGGACCGCCAACGTGCTGACAGCGGCGAGAGTCTCGAGGCTTGGGAGAGCGAGAAGTTCCTGCTGATCCAGGGCGATTTCTTCGGCATCCAGGATTTCATCTTCGCCAGCGGCGGCGAAACCCAGAAGCGGGCCGCCAAGCTGCTGCGAGGACGCTCCTTCTACGTCTCGCTGCTCACCGAGCTGGCAGCGCTACGGCTGCTGGAGAAGCTCGCCTTGCCGCCGACCAGCCAGGTCGTGAACGCGGCGGGCAAATTCCTGATCGTCGCGCCGAATACGGCAGAAGCCCGCGCTACGGTGGCAGAGGTTCAAGCGGAATTCGATGTTTGGTTCCTGCGCCACACTTACGGCCAATCCGGCATCGGGTTGGCCATGCTGGCGGCTCGATCGCGGGACTTCCAGGCCGGCAAACAAGATCAGGAAAGTCCGTTCCGAGCGCTCATGAAGCGTCTGTTCGAGCAACTGGATGAGGCCAAGCTCAGGCGCTTCGGGTTGTGCGGCGAGACCCCGGCCGACCCGCTGTTCCGGGATTTTCTCAACGCCTTCACCTCAAAAGGAGTTTGCGGCATCGATGGGCGTTCCCCGGCAACGGTCGAAGAAGACGGCATGCAGATCGGCGCCATGGCGGCGGACCAGATCAAGACCGGGCACCTGCTGGCAAACCGGCAGCGCGTGCTGATATCCGTCGAACGCCTGAACCACCGCGGCCTTAGCCTGCCGATCTTCGGCTTTCATGTGAGCTTTACCACCGGCGAGGATGACAGCGGCCGATTCGGGCGCGAGGCGAAAACCGCCAATCTGCGCCGTTGCTGGGATTTTTCCCTCCCCGAATCGCCGGACGCGCCACTGTGGAAAGGTTACTCCCGCCGCCACATCAATGCCTACGTGCCGCGCTTCGACGCCGTCAACGAGTGGGAAGCGGAACGCTACCGCGGTATAGAAAACCCGGCAACGTTCGATCCCCACCCGAATGAAATCAAGACTTTGAACCATCTGGCGCGAGATGACCGGCAGGTCGACCCTAACGGAAACTGGTATGGGCAGGAAGCGCTCATGACGCTGAAGGGAGACGTGGACGATCTGGGACAAATATTCCAAAAAGGGCTCGAGCGACCGAGTTTCGCCAAGATGGCGGCACTTTCGCGGCAGATGAACGCCTTCTTCGCCATCTACCTGCCCTGGCTGTGCGAACACGGCGAGGACGGCGGCGTTAAGCGCTACCGCAACATCTACACCGTGTTCGCCGGCGGTGATGATTTTTTCCTGATCGGCCCTTGGCATTCGACCCTCAAACTGGCGCAGCGCATGAAGAGCGATTTCGCCAGCTACGTGGCCCATAACCCGGAAATCCACTTTTCCGCCGGGTTATCCATGACCAAACCAGGTCTGCCGATCCGCCAGTTGGCGGCGCTCGCCGAAGAGGGGCTGGAGGCGGCGAAGGCCTATCGTCCGGCCGACGCCCCGGACGCGGGTCCGGCAAAAAATGCCGTCACCTGCTTTGGCCAGCCGGTAAGCTGGAAAGACTTCGACGCCATTCTTACGCAGGAGACGGAGTTGGAACGGCTCGCCGGTGAATTCGGATTGTCGACCGGCTATGTTTACGGTCTGCTTAATCTGACCGACATGGCGACGGCAGTGAGCCAGCATCCGGAAAACGCACTCTGGCACGCCTATTTCGCCTACCGCACCCGGCGCATGCTGGAATCGCGCATCAAGGGCGGCGAGGACCGCGAACGCACCGAGCGGAAGCGCCGCACCTTGCAAGGCGAACTAGCCGCGGAGATCGCACACAAGGGCATCGAACAATTCGGGGCGGCCTACAAGATCGCCCTGTTTACCTATCTGTATCAGCAACGGGATTGAGGTGAGACACATGGCGGACAATCGCGGACAGCGGCATAACACGGGACAGGGCGGGCGCGCCCCGGAGTATCGGCCCCAGCCGCCGGTACTGGACACCAGCACGGTGACGTTCGCGCCGATCAACGCCGAGCTGTTCTGCCAGACGGCAAAAAATATGGCGCAGGCCGTGGCCGACGCGGATCGGAACAGGAATAAATCGACTCAGTTGCGCCGTTTCTACGACGAGCTGGTGTTGTGGGAAACCCGAGTGAGCCAAGCTCCCAAGGAACATCAAGCTGACAAGTTCAACGAGTGCCTGCCTTTCATCCGCATGATCAACGCCAAGGCGGCCTATGCCGAAGGCCGCAAGCTTGTCGACTCCACATTCGTCGGTCTGCTGCACCATACTCTGGCGCAAGTCACGGACGCCAAGGCACTCGGCACCTGCAAGCTGTTCTGGGAAGCCTTTATGGGCTTCTACAAGCAATTACGCGGTGACAACTGAACCGCCCCCGACGACAAGGACACCCTCCATGAAACTCATCGCCATCCAGAAGCTCACCGGCACCCTCCAACTGGTCTCCGGCCTGCACATCGGTTCCGGCAACACCGAGATGCACATCGGCGGCACCGACAACCCGGTGATCAAGCATCCGCTGACTCAGCACCCCTACATCCCCGGCTCCAGCCTCAAGGGCAAGATCCGCAGTCTGCTCGAATGGGAGCTGGGCGTGGTAGGCATCACCGACAGAGATCCGCTGGGCTTCAAACACATCGGAAAGATGGAGCCTGCGCAGCGCGAGACCGCCAAGGACCTGCTGCGGCTGTTCGGCGGCGCGCCGGAGGGCGGCAATCACTACAGCGACCTGGTGAAGGAGATTGGCCCCACCCGCTTGGCGTTCTGGGACTGCGCTCTGGAGCCCGGCTGGATCGAGGAAATGAACGGCCGCAACCTGTTACTAACCGAGAACAAGTCGGAAAACATGATCGACCGCATCCGTGGCGTGGCCGAACATCCCCGCAACACCGAGCGGGTGCCGGCTGGGGCACGCTTCGAGTTCAGTCTGACCCTCCGGCGCCACGATACCGACGGTGACCTGCTGGCAGCCGTGTGGAAAGGCCTGAAACTGCTGGAACTGACCGGCCTGGGCGGGTCCGGCTCGCGCGGCTATGGCAAGCTGAAATTCACCCGGCTGGAACTGGACGGGGAAGACCGGCTGCCGCAACTGCGGGAAATCCGCTTCAATGCAGCTGCCTGAAAATAGGGGGCGGTGATTGAAAGAGCGAATCTTCATGCGGCAGGCACCGAACTTCAGGAACTGACATGAACCTTTACCGGCTCACCCTGCGCCCACTCTCCGCCTTCGGTTCGGAACCCCTGGGCGACATGCTGTTCGGCCAGTTGTGCTGGGCTGCGCGCAACCGCTACAGTGAGGAACGGCTGGGTGAGTTGCTGACGGGCTATACCGCTAACCGACCCTTCGCCGTGATTTCCGACGCCCTGCCGGCCGGTCATCTGCCCCGTCCCGCCCTGCCCGGACATTGGTTTGAGACTATCGACAACGAAGACCGAAAGGCAGCGAAGAAGCGAGTCTGGATGCCTCTGGAGCTTGCCACTGCCCCCGTCGCCGAATGGGTCCGACACTGCAAGGCTCCGGGGGATATCGCCGGCGCGATTCCCCGCGAGCATTCCCAGCCGCACAACACCATCCACCGCCAGACCGGCACCACCGGCGAAGGCCAGTTCGCTCCCTATGCCATGAGCCAGCTCTGGTACGGCCTGGATTCGGTGCTCGAGGTGTACGCCGGACTGGACGAATCACGCCTGAGCGCTGGCGAGCTAGAAGCTTTGTTCGGCGACATGGGGACGTTCGGTTTCGGCCGCGATGCCAGCATCGGTCTGGGCAAATTCCAGGTGCTGCGCATAGAGCCGTTCGCTTGGCCCGAGCCAGCCAGCACCGATGCCTGGCTGACGCTGGCCCCATGCGCGCCGCAGGGATTGGGCTTCGATGCCAGCCGCAGCTTCTATCGGATATTCACCCGCTTCGGCCGTCACGGCGATATCGGGGTGCATCAGGGCCATCCGTTCAAGACCCCTGTCCTGCTGGCTCAAACCGGCGCCGTGTTCGCCCCTATCCCGCGTGCGGGAGCTGAATCGACGGGAGGGGCATTCATCGGTCAGGGCTTGGGCGGTGGCAATACCTTGTCCCGCGCCATACCCGGCACCGTACACCAGGGCTATGCGCCCGTCATCGGCATCCAACTGCCGCAGAGGGAGGCGGCCGCATGAAGGCTTTCGCCAGTTATCGGCTACACATCACCCCCCTTTCGCCCATTCACATCGGCACCGGTGAAAGCTTCCAGCCAACCAATTATGTCATCGAAGGCGGCATCCTCCATGAATTTGATAGCGGCGCGGTGACGGAGGCGCTGTCGGCCGGGGAGCGCAAGGAACTGCTGCGGATCGCCAGCGCAAAGCCGAACGAGGAGATGATCAAGGCGATGCAGGGCTTTTTTTACAACCGCAGGGAAGCACTGCTGCCTTGGGCAGTCCACCGGGTGCCGGTTCTGCCCCAAGTCGCTAGTCTTTATGCAAGCCGGGTGGGTCAAACCGCCAATCAGGAAAGCTCTGGCGGACAAGTGTTGAACCGCCTGGAAATCGACCGCACCGCCTTCAATCCGATCAGCCGCCAACCGGTGCTGTTCGGATCTTCGCTGAAGGGCGCGATACGGACAGCTTTGCTGGATAAGGTGAATGGAGGAAACCGGGCACTGCCCGACGAACGCAAGGGCTTGCATGAGTTCCAGGGCCGTTTGCTGAGCTATCGCGATCCGGGCAGCCGGAGGCTCAAGTTGGAACGCGATCCGCTGCGTTTGGTACAACTGTCGGATTCGGCCTGGCGAGAGTCTTCCGGACTCACAGCCACCTCGGTGCATCTGGCCGTGAACCGCAAGAAAACGCCGGTCAAGGACGAAAAAGGCCAGTTACGCAGAGCGATGGGCGAAAATCTGTACCAGATTCTGGAATGCGTATCGCCCTGGCGCTACCGGACATTTTCCGGGCAGCTCAATCTGCAACGGCTCGACGGTTTACCCCGGCAAGAGCAAATGCCCGCACGGGAATTTCGCTATACGGTGGAAGCGTTGGCCACGGCCTGCAACCGCTTCTATCTCCCGGTGCTGGCCGGGGAAACCAAGGCTCTGAAAGAACGCGGCTTCGCCGATCACAAATGGTGCGAAGCCCTTCAGAAGACGCTGAAGCAGTCTCAAGACAGACTCAAGGCCGGTCAAACCTTCGTGCTGCGGGTGGGACGCCATAGCGGCGCCGAGTCGATGACGGTTTCTGGCACCCGGAAGATCAAAATATTGAAAGGCAAGGGTCAACCAGCCGATGACGCCGATGCCGCCAAAACCCTCTGGCTCGCCGCCGAAACCAAGGACCAACAAACCGGCCTGCTGCCGTTCGGCTGGCTGCTGATGGAAATCGAACCCCTGGACGCACCCGAAACCGATTGGCCGGAACTGAAGGCCTTGTGCGAGGAACGCCTGGGCGGGGCGCGCGAGTTGGCGGAGCGCCTGCAGGCGCAGACCGTTCAGGCCGAAAAAACTCGCGCCGCCGTAGCGGCAAAGCACCGCGAGGAACAAGAACGTACCCGGCTGGCAGCCGAACAGCAGGCCCGAGCCGAGCAAGAACGGGCAGAGCGTGAGCAGCGGCTGCAAACGATGGGACCGGAACTGCGCGCCATCGAGGAGTTTCGCGTCTATTACGCCGACCAAAGGCAGAAAGGCCGCTACCAGCCCGGCAGTCAATTCGACGAAAAACGCCGCGCACTCCTCCAGGCAGCCCTTGGCTGGACCGAGCCGGCGACGCGCCGGGAAGCCGCCGCGCTGCTGCGTGAAACCATCAAGAACTGGACCGATTGGCCATCGAAAAAGGAACGCAAGGCGGAATTCCGCTCCGGCCTGGAAGCGCTGGAAAGCTGATTTCCCGAATGGACGCCACAAAACCTGCCAAAGCGTGGCACTGAGCGTATGGAATCGAACCCATGTCAGCCATCCCACACGGTCTTGATCTGGTAACGCCGAATCATCGGGTCCGGCGTAACGAGTGCCATGCCTTGAGCGATGATCTGACAGATCAGTATGCGATCAAAGAGGTCTCGGTGGATGGGCGGAAGGGTTGAAAAATATCGGACGGCCAGCACTTCGCGCACCGGCCCGGTGAGAGGGGCTGATCCCAAATGAGTCACAGAAAGCTGCAGGTATCCAGCAGCAGCCTCATTTCCTGTCCTCAGCTTCGGGCTTCCAGTTTGGATCAAAGTCTGGATTCAGCGGGTCGGATGGCAGCATATACGAACCTTCCCACAAGCCCAGTTCTTCCTCGCTCAGCGGCTCGAAAAATTCAGGGCCCACATAGCCCATCCCTTTGGTCAGGCCGATGGGGCAGCGGTGTTTCTCCGCTTCTCCCGGCTTGATCGGCATCAACTGTGCGATCGGCTTGTTTCCCCGAGCTATCACCACCGTTTCACCCGCTTCAACGGCAGCGAGATATTCCGAAAGATGCGCCTTGGCCTCATGAATGTTGACCAGATTCATTATCCAATTCCCAACAAGTTGACCTACCTTCGCCTGGCTGCGTTGGATGCGCCAGATGGCCCCCGCGAGGAAGCCGCAATGAACGGCTTTGGCAGTTCAGCAGATGCCGCGCAAACGCGTGTACGCCTCGCGCGGTGCGATGACGGGCAGGCCCTCGATTTCGCCCAGCGCCAGCAGTGCCTTGTCACCGGTCACGAACCAATCGGCGCCGGCAGACAGGGCGGCCGCGATGATCCAGGCGTCGTCCGAGTCGGGAATGCCTGCCGCGGGTTGGCCGGCGGCAGGCACGACCACTGCGTATTGGCGGAAGAACAGCTCCGCGCGCGCCACGGTGTCGCCGTCCACCTTCAGCTTGTCGCGGGCAATCCTCCTGAACTCGCCGAATACCCGTTCGTCCAACAGGATGACCGCGTCCATCTCCACCAGCGCCTCCAGCAGCTCCGCGCACAGTCCTGGCCGGAACCGTCCGCTCAACCAGACGTTGGTGTCGACAAATATCTTCACGAGAAGTCGCGGAAGAAATCCTCATCCGTCAGGTATCCGGCGCGATCAGCGTATGGCTTCAACAGCGCCCGTGTCTGCCGCAACTCTTCCAGCGCCGCCTCGCGGCGGAGCATCTCGCGCACCAGGTCGCTCTTGGTACGGTGCATTTGCGCCGCAAGCCGGTTCAGTTGCTGGTCAAGCTGGTCGTCGAGCCGAATGGTGAGTGTGGACATGCTGGAATCTCCCAAACAATGTAAGACAGCGTATCACAAAAGGATAACGCCATGAGCATCGCCGCCGTACCCACCTATTTGGGCAACGACTTTCAGGACGCTTCGCCGGGAATGCGGTTTGGAATGTATTTAACGCTTTGGGAAGGTGCTGCTTGGTCAAAAACGAGAGACAAACCACTTGATGGGGTCAAGCGTCTTGGCGACAACGATAAGAAGACCATGCAGGCGCTGATTGCCCGGCAAGAACGATGTTTTGACGCCGTTGCGTCGTCTGAAAGCACGCTCCGCCTCGAAGCCCAATCCATCGCCCCCTTCACCACCGGCCTCGGCAACGAGCACCCGCTGGAAAACGGGTTCGCCTTTCTCAATCCCTACGGCCTGCCCTATCTTCCGGGCAGCGGGGTCAAGGGCGTGCTGCGGCAAGCGGCGCGGGAATTGGCTTCGGGCGAATGGGGAGAAACGCACGGCTGGGACGAAGAGCACCCTCACCCTAAATCCCTCTCCCAGGGGGAGAGGGACTTGGCAGAGAGGGAGTGCCTGTCCGTCGTCGACATCCTTTTCGGGTTGGA
This portion of the Methylococcus mesophilus genome encodes:
- a CDS encoding CRISPR-associated ring nuclease, giving the protein MTHILLCTLGASWAVIPEAYGFLAPDRLPLLQNHPASEELAALRSRYGLAAPDEIWVCTTQGDRTRESIDSLLDWHRCLDFPVALRIWQAQGTDQLASQAECDHMRELILRAALLAHDHARGGQVLLSLAGGRKTMSADLQRAASVFGCQALLHVIENEMPPVLKNPKPEFLTRPLPATVDAGRSCAGTILPLIATGASPRSELLDVALDERPPVSAGRFPLPLPEPGAVLAWAAPPACALAQELGERDTAGSRLLGNYLQQLSHAEQHENWRSLYRLPPRTIEALRATPLAPDHRGWLERLPKADLHRHLGGCLDLAAQRDVGQAIWQTLTDTERSAALARVASLLQTPDWPDDWPNQLRAAPQPRSHCAAALLVEADDDWLHRNLYGVTEPRIALRERHPLKFAAYERPGELSGSALLAHPAAIEPYARAVVRQALDEGLLYVELRGSPQKYGDGLAFLRQLREALHKALPCPADGPVPRFSFTVIADRRQRDRIAQVIELAVQAKEAMPDFVAGLDLAGDEGTTRPEEIASPFKKAFEICLPITIHAGEGESAESIWQAAYHLHADRIGHGLSIAEHPQLAERFRDRGICLELCPTSNREVVGYRDPAVESSQGCPAYPVLELWQKGLPLTLCTDNPGISRTRLSDEYLAAARMSGGKLCLWDALAMIRQGFTHGFLPAPDKAELLRAADAQIYRRVLDDFADIPA
- the cas10 gene encoding type III-A CRISPR-associated protein Cas10/Csm1 gives rise to the protein MALTLQERLDASSRMALAAFLHDLGKFAERARIGEANEKRADGTTRIALEKQLHCPSFNGRHTHIHAAYTSIGFDLLEQHLPNLVGEHMTPFAPWRDRDVDDSIINAAARHHRPGTYLQWIVATADRLASGFEREEFDAYNAAPDEEQPKLNHYTKRQLTLLEGIRLQPKANAESAPQYRYPLKPLSPKYLFPVLAESAEQADSKKAQGEYLELWDSFRANLEKIPQSHRTDLALWLDHFDCLWQTFTHAIPAATAGQVKPEVSLYDHSRTTAALAVALWRFHQDRGEDTDAIREQLRVQWDRQRADSGESLEAWESEKFLLIQGDFFGIQDFIFASGGETQKRAAKLLRGRSFYVSLLTELAALRLLEKLALPPTSQVVNAAGKFLIVAPNTAEARATVAEVQAEFDVWFLRHTYGQSGIGLAMLAARSRDFQAGKQDQESPFRALMKRLFEQLDEAKLRRFGLCGETPADPLFRDFLNAFTSKGVCGIDGRSPATVEEDGMQIGAMAADQIKTGHLLANRQRVLISVERLNHRGLSLPIFGFHVSFTTGEDDSGRFGREAKTANLRRCWDFSLPESPDAPLWKGYSRRHINAYVPRFDAVNEWEAERYRGIENPATFDPHPNEIKTLNHLARDDRQVDPNGNWYGQEALMTLKGDVDDLGQIFQKGLERPSFAKMAALSRQMNAFFAIYLPWLCEHGEDGGVKRYRNIYTVFAGGDDFFLIGPWHSTLKLAQRMKSDFASYVAHNPEIHFSAGLSMTKPGLPIRQLAALAEEGLEAAKAYRPADAPDAGPAKNAVTCFGQPVSWKDFDAILTQETELERLAGEFGLSTGYVYGLLNLTDMATAVSQHPENALWHAYFAYRTRRMLESRIKGGEDRERTERKRRTLQGELAAEIAHKGIEQFGAAYKIALFTYLYQQRD
- the csm2 gene encoding type III-A CRISPR-associated protein Csm2; this translates as MADNRGQRHNTGQGGRAPEYRPQPPVLDTSTVTFAPINAELFCQTAKNMAQAVADADRNRNKSTQLRRFYDELVLWETRVSQAPKEHQADKFNECLPFIRMINAKAAYAEGRKLVDSTFVGLLHHTLAQVTDAKALGTCKLFWEAFMGFYKQLRGDN
- the csm3 gene encoding type III-A CRISPR-associated RAMP protein Csm3 — its product is MKLIAIQKLTGTLQLVSGLHIGSGNTEMHIGGTDNPVIKHPLTQHPYIPGSSLKGKIRSLLEWELGVVGITDRDPLGFKHIGKMEPAQRETAKDLLRLFGGAPEGGNHYSDLVKEIGPTRLAFWDCALEPGWIEEMNGRNLLLTENKSENMIDRIRGVAEHPRNTERVPAGARFEFSLTLRRHDTDGDLLAAVWKGLKLLELTGLGGSGSRGYGKLKFTRLELDGEDRLPQLREIRFNAAA
- the csm4 gene encoding type III-A CRISPR-associated RAMP protein Csm4; the encoded protein is MNLYRLTLRPLSAFGSEPLGDMLFGQLCWAARNRYSEERLGELLTGYTANRPFAVISDALPAGHLPRPALPGHWFETIDNEDRKAAKKRVWMPLELATAPVAEWVRHCKAPGDIAGAIPREHSQPHNTIHRQTGTTGEGQFAPYAMSQLWYGLDSVLEVYAGLDESRLSAGELEALFGDMGTFGFGRDASIGLGKFQVLRIEPFAWPEPASTDAWLTLAPCAPQGLGFDASRSFYRIFTRFGRHGDIGVHQGHPFKTPVLLAQTGAVFAPIPRAGAESTGGAFIGQGLGGGNTLSRAIPGTVHQGYAPVIGIQLPQREAAA
- a CDS encoding RAMP superfamily CRISPR-associated protein, with protein sequence MKAFASYRLHITPLSPIHIGTGESFQPTNYVIEGGILHEFDSGAVTEALSAGERKELLRIASAKPNEEMIKAMQGFFYNRREALLPWAVHRVPVLPQVASLYASRVGQTANQESSGGQVLNRLEIDRTAFNPISRQPVLFGSSLKGAIRTALLDKVNGGNRALPDERKGLHEFQGRLLSYRDPGSRRLKLERDPLRLVQLSDSAWRESSGLTATSVHLAVNRKKTPVKDEKGQLRRAMGENLYQILECVSPWRYRTFSGQLNLQRLDGLPRQEQMPAREFRYTVEALATACNRFYLPVLAGETKALKERGFADHKWCEALQKTLKQSQDRLKAGQTFVLRVGRHSGAESMTVSGTRKIKILKGKGQPADDADAAKTLWLAAETKDQQTGLLPFGWLLMEIEPLDAPETDWPELKALCEERLGGARELAERLQAQTVQAEKTRAAVAAKHREEQERTRLAAEQQARAEQERAEREQRLQTMGPELRAIEEFRVYYADQRQKGRYQPGSQFDEKRRALLQAALGWTEPATRREAAALLRETIKNWTDWPSKKERKAEFRSGLEALES
- a CDS encoding type II toxin-antitoxin system Phd/YefM family antitoxin → MNLVNIHEAKAHLSEYLAAVEAGETVVIARGNKPIAQLMPIKPGEAEKHRCPIGLTKGMGYVGPEFFEPLSEEELGLWEGSYMLPSDPLNPDFDPNWKPEAEDRK
- a CDS encoding putative toxin-antitoxin system toxin component, PIN family, with product MKIFVDTNVWLSGRFRPGLCAELLEALVEMDAVILLDERVFGEFRRIARDKLKVDGDTVARAELFFRQYAVVVPAAGQPAAGIPDSDDAWIIAAALSAGADWFVTGDKALLALGEIEGLPVIAPREAYTRLRGIC
- a CDS encoding ribbon-helix-helix protein, CopG family, with translation MSTLTIRLDDQLDQQLNRLAAQMHRTKSDLVREMLRREAALEELRQTRALLKPYADRAGYLTDEDFFRDFS